Proteins co-encoded in one Flavobacterium fluviale genomic window:
- a CDS encoding glycosyltransferase family 9 protein, producing the protein MRLSAMGDVAMTVPVLHAFVKQYPMVKLTVISRPFFKPFFDGIPNLDFFAFDEKERHKGFFGLVRLYNDVKKLKIDAFADLHNVLRSKVVSLLFALSGKKRATVDKGREGKKELTRAENKIFKQLPTMFQRHAKVFEELGFPLDLSNPTFPAKTNLSSEILEIIGYHSQKLIGIAPFAQYDSKVYPLDLMKEVISKLAENSANKILLFGGGKKEIEILDSISQPYENVINTAGKIKFQQELQLISNLDVMLSMDSGNAHIAAMLGVKVVTLWGATHPYAGFLPFNQSLENALTSDRNQYPKLPTSVYGNKIVEGYEDAMRSISPDEVVKKIQGLV; encoded by the coding sequence ATGAGACTATCCGCAATGGGAGATGTCGCCATGACGGTTCCTGTTTTACACGCTTTCGTAAAACAATATCCAATGGTTAAATTGACGGTTATTTCTCGTCCTTTTTTCAAACCTTTTTTTGATGGAATTCCGAATTTGGATTTTTTTGCCTTTGATGAAAAAGAAAGACACAAAGGATTCTTTGGACTTGTCCGTTTATATAATGACGTAAAAAAACTGAAAATAGACGCTTTTGCAGATCTTCATAATGTTCTCAGATCTAAAGTTGTGAGTTTGCTTTTCGCTTTAAGCGGCAAAAAAAGAGCGACTGTAGATAAAGGCCGAGAAGGAAAAAAAGAATTGACAAGAGCCGAGAATAAGATTTTTAAACAATTACCAACGATGTTCCAAAGACATGCAAAAGTGTTTGAAGAACTTGGTTTTCCTTTAGATTTATCGAATCCGACTTTTCCTGCAAAAACAAATTTGAGTTCTGAAATTTTAGAAATTATCGGATATCACAGTCAAAAATTAATCGGAATCGCACCTTTTGCACAATACGATTCTAAGGTTTATCCCTTAGATTTAATGAAGGAAGTTATATCAAAATTGGCCGAAAATTCAGCTAATAAAATTTTGCTTTTTGGCGGAGGAAAAAAAGAAATCGAGATTTTAGATTCAATTTCGCAGCCTTATGAAAATGTAATTAATACGGCTGGAAAAATTAAATTTCAGCAGGAATTACAACTCATAAGCAATCTAGATGTTATGCTTTCTATGGATTCTGGAAATGCACATATTGCAGCGATGCTTGGGGTTAAAGTTGTTACACTTTGGGGTGCTACCCATCCTTATGCCGGATTTTTACCATTCAATCAGAGTTTAGAAAATGCTTTAACTTCAGACAGAAATCAATATCCAAAACTCCCAACCTCTGTTTATGGAAATAAGATTGTTGAAGGTTATGAAGATGCAATGAGGAGTATTTCTCCAGATGAAGTCGTGAAAAAAATTCAGGGATTAGTTTAA
- a CDS encoding 2Fe-2S iron-sulfur cluster-binding protein translates to MPSFLKLIIKEVKRETADAVSILFNVPEELKPDYKFIAGQYINLKLTLDNQEIRRAYSICSAPDSGELRIAVKAVKSGVFSQFANTKLKPGDVLEVGQPEGKFTFEPDAERQKNYAAFVAGSGITPVLSIIKSVLKNEPKSSFVLVYGNRTPENTMFHQELHDLQLQYVGRFFVHYVFSQAKAENALFGRIEKSAVNFVLNNKHKELEFDKFFLCGPEEMINTVSDVLKEKNVKESAIKFELFTSSSEEHVIQGSQEGHTKITVLVDDEETTFEMSKKQTILDAALKQGVDAPYSCQGGICSSCLGRVTAGSAEMTKNSILTDSEIAEGLILTCQAHPTSDTIYVDYDDV, encoded by the coding sequence ATGCCTTCATTCTTAAAACTTATAATTAAAGAGGTAAAACGTGAAACTGCAGATGCTGTTTCTATACTTTTTAATGTTCCCGAAGAACTAAAACCAGATTATAAATTTATAGCTGGACAATATATAAATCTAAAACTAACTCTTGACAATCAAGAAATTAGACGTGCTTATTCTATTTGTTCTGCACCAGACAGCGGCGAATTAAGAATTGCTGTTAAAGCTGTAAAAAGTGGGGTTTTTTCTCAGTTTGCCAATACCAAATTAAAACCAGGAGATGTTCTTGAAGTTGGTCAGCCAGAAGGAAAATTCACTTTTGAACCAGATGCAGAAAGACAAAAAAACTACGCTGCATTTGTTGCTGGAAGTGGTATTACTCCTGTTCTTTCTATCATAAAATCGGTTTTAAAAAATGAGCCTAAAAGTTCATTTGTATTAGTTTATGGAAATAGAACTCCAGAAAATACTATGTTTCATCAGGAACTTCACGATTTGCAATTACAATATGTAGGCAGATTTTTTGTGCATTACGTATTTAGTCAGGCAAAAGCTGAAAATGCTTTGTTTGGAAGAATTGAAAAATCTGCGGTAAATTTTGTTTTAAATAATAAACATAAAGAACTTGAATTTGACAAATTTTTCCTTTGCGGACCAGAAGAAATGATTAATACTGTTTCTGATGTTTTGAAGGAGAAAAACGTAAAAGAATCTGCTATTAAATTTGAGCTTTTTACTTCTTCATCTGAAGAACATGTAATTCAAGGTTCTCAAGAAGGGCATACAAAAATTACAGTTTTGGTAGACGATGAAGAAACTACTTTTGAAATGTCTAAAAAGCAAACTATTCTTGATGCTGCATTAAAACAAGGTGTTGATGCTCCTTATTCTTGTCAAGGCGGAATTTGCAGCAGCTGCTTAGGACGTGTTACAGCAGGATCTGCCGAAATGACTAAAAATTCTATTTTAACAGACAGCGAAATTGCCGAAGGTTTAATTTTAACTTGTCAAGCGCATCCAACATCAGATACTATCTATGTGGATTATGACGACGTTTAA